A section of the Streptococcus oriscaviae genome encodes:
- a CDS encoding phage tail protein produces MIRHNALTIGGVSTSSFPFKVIVEDSPFITVSESKTQLIEHQGLSGALLQTNPRRSVMELSYTLYLVKPSEEQLLSFLKLFLKEGFWLENASFKTIRFWCYKVHHTPVQKAKLGVYEFKVTFSCHPTKWFKTTTSQVFRTSGTLRSQGSAIAFPKITISGNSSSETSFTIGDDVIRLERLQETLIMDNNLSQPSFKTQRGQPVKWSGDFISIDAGRNDSVGVVLGAGITSLTIEMNWGWA; encoded by the coding sequence ATGATTAGACATAATGCATTAACCATTGGGGGAGTATCCACGTCTAGTTTTCCTTTTAAGGTAATCGTGGAAGATAGCCCTTTTATCACAGTAAGTGAAAGTAAGACGCAATTGATAGAACACCAAGGCCTGTCAGGAGCGCTTCTTCAAACCAATCCTCGCAGAAGTGTCATGGAACTGAGCTACACCCTCTATCTTGTAAAACCTAGTGAAGAACAGTTATTATCCTTTTTGAAGCTATTTTTGAAAGAAGGATTTTGGCTTGAGAACGCTAGTTTCAAGACCATACGCTTTTGGTGTTACAAGGTACACCATACTCCAGTTCAAAAGGCTAAGCTGGGGGTGTATGAGTTTAAGGTTACCTTTTCTTGTCACCCAACCAAGTGGTTCAAAACGACGACCTCGCAGGTGTTTAGGACTAGTGGTACTTTGAGAAGTCAAGGTTCAGCCATTGCTTTTCCAAAGATTACCATAAGTGGCAACTCAAGTAGTGAAACTAGCTTTACGATTGGGGATGATGTCATCCGCTTGGAGCGATTACAAGAAACACTCATTATGGATAATAATCTTAGTCAGCCAAGTTTTAAGACACAAAGAGGTCAGCCTGTAAAATGGTCTGGTGATTTTATCTCCATTGATGCAGGCAGGAATGACTCAGTTGGAGTTGTCTTAGGTGCTGGCATCACATCATTAACAATAGAAATGAATTGGGGGTGGGCTTAG